A genome region from Peptococcus niger includes the following:
- a CDS encoding ABC transporter ATP-binding protein, producing MIHVQNLTKKFDSATALNKLSTTVQPGSIFGLIGSNGSGKSTFLRLLAGVYRPDGGQVLYEDKPIFENPAAKENIFFIPDAFYIPSGASLMEMASAYSQYYPGYDVDRVAALAKDFQLDPKARLGTFSKGMQRQAHIILALAANTPYILCDETFDGLDPVKRLLVKRLLADIIADGNRTVIITSHNLRELEDFCDHIAFLHQGRLILDRDISHLSDNLHHIQCAFDRPHGAEDFKALDLVQFDQRGRLVQFICRGNLTEAMTRIQALSPLYLEQVPLTLEEVFIAEMEVHGYDINSIGL from the coding sequence ATGATTCACGTTCAGAATCTGACGAAAAAATTTGACAGCGCCACCGCCTTAAATAAGCTGTCCACGACGGTCCAGCCGGGCAGTATTTTTGGCCTGATTGGGTCCAATGGGAGTGGGAAGAGTACCTTCTTACGCCTCCTGGCCGGGGTTTATCGGCCTGACGGCGGGCAAGTCTTGTACGAAGACAAGCCGATTTTTGAAAATCCGGCAGCCAAGGAAAATATTTTCTTCATCCCGGATGCCTTTTACATTCCCAGCGGGGCAAGCTTAATGGAAATGGCCTCGGCTTACAGCCAGTATTATCCGGGCTACGATGTCGACCGGGTTGCGGCCTTGGCAAAAGATTTTCAGCTGGACCCGAAAGCCCGGCTGGGCACCTTTTCCAAAGGGATGCAGCGGCAGGCGCACATCATCTTAGCCCTGGCCGCCAATACGCCCTACATTTTATGCGATGAAACCTTTGACGGTTTGGACCCGGTCAAGCGGCTCCTGGTCAAGCGGCTCCTGGCGGATATCATTGCAGATGGCAACCGGACCGTCATCATTACCTCCCATAACTTGCGGGAGCTGGAAGATTTTTGTGACCACATCGCCTTTCTCCACCAGGGGCGCTTGATTTTGGATCGGGATATAAGCCATTTGAGCGATAACCTCCACCACATCCAGTGCGCCTTTGACCGCCCGCACGGGGCGGAAGACTTTAAAGCCCTGGACCTGGTTCAGTTTGACCAACGGGGCCGGCTGGTCCAGTTCATTTGCCGGGGCAATTTGACCGAGGCCATGACCCGGATTCAGGCCCTGTCGCCGCTCTACTTGGAACAGGTGCCGCTCACCTTGGAAGAAGTCTTTATTGCGGAAATGGAGGTGCACGGATATGACATCAACAGCATCGGGCTTTAA
- a CDS encoding GntR family transcriptional regulator — protein sequence MILIDQRSRVPIYEQIQENFEMLVLTGALKRDEQLPGVRTLAKELAINPNTIAKAYQLMEVAGIIYSLPGRGSFIALTADELRQRHRPQALQKFREVTFHLKEVGVAETEARAEVSRIYASPSEGRDKNDSRSESDEKI from the coding sequence ATGATTCTGATAGACCAGCGCAGTCGTGTGCCGATTTATGAACAGATCCAGGAAAATTTTGAAATGCTGGTATTGACAGGGGCCTTAAAGCGGGACGAGCAATTGCCCGGCGTCCGCACCCTGGCCAAAGAGCTGGCCATCAACCCGAACACCATCGCCAAGGCCTACCAACTGATGGAGGTGGCCGGCATTATTTATTCCTTGCCGGGGCGAGGTTCCTTTATCGCCCTGACCGCCGATGAATTGCGCCAGCGGCACCGGCCCCAGGCCCTGCAAAAGTTTCGGGAAGTCACTTTTCATCTAAAAGAGGTGGGAGTGGCGGAGACAGAGGCCCGGGCCGAAGTCAGCCGCATTTACGCGTCCCCATCTGAAGGGAGGGATAAGAATGATTCACGTTCAGAATCTGACGAAAAAATTTGA
- a CDS encoding HAD family hydrolase → MKAFFIDCDGTLCDTLSIWRHLAEDDLRARGISPRADLNAAIASYNLHQAAAYIKDTYALACGTEDLLTAWEARLEDFYRYEAPAKAGAGAFLKEARALGIACYCVSLTPEGLIRPLLRRVGLMDDLDAVFSGHELDLGKDSPALYTYAASQVGLRPADGVVIEDSHFALQAAAAAGFHCWAFLDDFHGSDHNRALAGDADAILQSWQDGLDRLACLNEDL, encoded by the coding sequence GTGAAAGCCTTTTTTATTGATTGTGACGGCACCCTTTGTGACACCTTGTCCATTTGGCGCCATTTGGCAGAAGACGACCTGCGGGCCAGGGGCATCAGCCCCCGCGCCGACTTAAATGCCGCCATTGCCAGCTACAACTTGCACCAAGCGGCAGCCTACATAAAAGACACCTATGCCCTGGCCTGCGGGACAGAGGACTTGCTGACCGCCTGGGAGGCGCGGTTAGAAGACTTTTACCGGTATGAAGCGCCTGCCAAGGCGGGGGCCGGCGCCTTTTTAAAAGAGGCCCGGGCCCTAGGGATCGCCTGCTATTGCGTCAGCTTGACGCCGGAGGGCCTCATCCGCCCCCTCCTAAGGCGGGTCGGCCTGATGGATGACTTGGACGCCGTCTTTAGCGGCCACGAGCTGGACCTGGGCAAGGACAGCCCGGCCCTCTACACCTACGCCGCCAGCCAAGTGGGCCTTAGGCCGGCAGACGGGGTGGTCATTGAAGATTCTCATTTTGCCTTGCAGGCGGCGGCCGCAGCGGGCTTTCACTGCTGGGCCTTTCTGGACGATTTTCACGGCAGCGACCACAATCGGGCCCTGGCCGGGGACGCCGATGCCATCTTGCAATCCTGGCAAGATGGCCTTGACCGCCTGGCCTGCTTAAATGAAGACCTATAG
- a CDS encoding LCP family protein — protein MRSSDKTIRLDRPRASQHTQRIPAQRPHRARGSAQPGRRPQGPPPAHRPGRPQPTPPPSPQPPVRQEPVPDRPRSKPVHQSPQKGKRKAPPGCGCLVSLVFIFLILLAAFAGYWVFSARQVPPPISSLPEAEQQAEALDRASRNTAFLLVGDDERAAGEQARSDTMLYMVLRPVDKKIGLLSFPRDSLVNIPGYGEDKLNAAFAYGGMDLLTKTVTDLTDAPIDHTCLINFSGFEKMVDAIGGVTIDVPQKMYKPEEGIDLEPGKQKLNGHDALAFVRWRGDGLGDIGRMERQKEFISAFTKECRFLWPWQVARLGWAVHTAVETDLSPLESLKLVVDMAGMGKEAVEVDHLTLDPEYINGISYVLLDPGDVHRTIQRISYGVELNKS, from the coding sequence ATGCGAAGCTCAGATAAAACCATCCGCCTGGACCGTCCCCGGGCGTCTCAACATACACAGCGCATTCCTGCCCAAAGGCCGCACCGGGCCCGCGGCAGTGCCCAGCCCGGCCGCCGGCCTCAAGGGCCACCGCCGGCCCACCGGCCCGGCCGGCCCCAGCCGACCCCGCCACCAAGCCCTCAGCCGCCTGTCCGCCAGGAACCGGTACCGGATCGGCCCCGGTCAAAGCCGGTCCATCAAAGCCCCCAGAAGGGCAAACGGAAGGCACCGCCCGGCTGCGGCTGCCTGGTAAGCCTGGTCTTTATTTTCTTAATCCTCCTGGCGGCCTTTGCCGGCTACTGGGTATTTTCCGCCCGACAGGTGCCGCCGCCCATCAGCAGCCTACCTGAGGCTGAACAACAGGCCGAGGCCCTAGACCGGGCCAGCCGCAACACCGCCTTCCTCCTGGTCGGCGATGACGAACGGGCCGCCGGCGAACAGGCCCGCAGCGACACCATGCTCTACATGGTCCTGCGTCCGGTGGACAAAAAAATCGGCCTCTTATCCTTTCCCAGGGATTCCCTGGTCAATATTCCCGGTTACGGCGAGGACAAGCTGAATGCCGCCTTTGCCTATGGCGGCATGGACCTCTTGACCAAAACCGTGACCGATTTAACCGATGCCCCCATTGACCACACCTGCCTGATCAACTTCAGCGGCTTTGAAAAAATGGTCGATGCCATTGGCGGCGTCACCATTGACGTCCCGCAAAAAATGTACAAGCCGGAAGAGGGCATTGACCTGGAACCGGGTAAGCAAAAGCTGAACGGCCACGACGCCTTGGCCTTTGTCCGCTGGCGCGGTGACGGCCTGGGGGACATCGGCCGGATGGAAAGGCAGAAAGAATTCATCAGCGCCTTTACCAAGGAATGCCGCTTTCTCTGGCCCTGGCAAGTCGCCCGGCTGGGCTGGGCCGTCCACACGGCCGTTGAAACGGACTTATCCCCCCTGGAAAGCCTCAAGCTGGTTGTCGATATGGCCGGCATGGGCAAAGAGGCCGTAGAAGTTGACCACTTGACCCTGGATCCTGAATACATCAACGGCATCAGCTACGTCTTATTGGACCCTGGCGATGTGCACCGCACCATCCAGCGCATCAGCTACGGGGTGGAACTGAACAAGTCATAG
- a CDS encoding WecB/TagA/CpsF family glycosyltransferase: protein MDITLFGVRIDALTRNQALSRIITACQRGETLQVVTANPEIVLAAKDDLALRNLINGAGLVTADGNGILLAAKWLASPLPDRVTGIDLAEDLCREAAANGLRLYFLGAKPGVARDAAARMQAHYPGLTIAGSWHGYFKGHEDRVLADIKAAQPDILLVGLGAPAQEYFIQAHQKNLGVPVAIGVGGSFDVMSGRIRRAPASVQRLRLEWAWRFAADWRRLPRLLKLVQFMGAVGLEKIRRLV, encoded by the coding sequence ATGGACATCACCTTATTCGGCGTTCGCATTGACGCCCTGACCCGCAACCAGGCCTTAAGCCGGATCATCACCGCCTGCCAAAGGGGCGAGACCCTACAGGTCGTCACCGCCAATCCGGAAATCGTGCTCGCCGCCAAAGATGATCTGGCCTTGCGCAACCTCATCAACGGGGCCGGCCTGGTCACCGCCGACGGCAACGGCATCCTCCTGGCGGCCAAGTGGCTGGCCAGCCCCCTCCCGGACCGGGTCACCGGCATCGACCTGGCCGAGGACCTTTGCCGTGAAGCTGCCGCCAACGGGCTCCGTCTCTATTTCCTGGGAGCCAAACCCGGCGTCGCACGGGACGCGGCCGCCCGGATGCAGGCCCACTATCCCGGCTTAACCATCGCCGGCAGCTGGCACGGCTACTTTAAGGGCCACGAGGACCGGGTTCTGGCAGATATAAAAGCCGCCCAACCGGATATTTTGCTGGTCGGCCTAGGCGCGCCCGCCCAGGAATACTTCATTCAGGCCCATCAAAAAAACTTGGGCGTACCGGTGGCTATCGGCGTCGGCGGTTCTTTTGACGTGATGAGCGGCCGCATCCGACGGGCGCCAGCCAGCGTTCAACGGCTGCGGCTGGAATGGGCCTGGCGCTTTGCCGCCGACTGGCGCCGCCTGCCCCGTCTTTTAAAGCTGGTCCAGTTCATGGGCGCCGTCGGCTTAGAAAAAATCCGCCGGCTGGTCTAG
- a CDS encoding ferredoxin: protein MWIMVDQDTCLGCGSCEAVAPEIFSMNGDGKAEALNEVTEDQKAAAEEAMGICPVSCISWDEE from the coding sequence ATGTGGATTATGGTAGATCAAGACACTTGCTTAGGTTGCGGTTCCTGCGAAGCCGTTGCACCGGAAATCTTCAGCATGAACGGTGACGGTAAAGCCGAAGCTTTAAACGAAGTTACCGAAGACCAAAAAGCAGCTGCAGAAGAAGCCATGGGCATCTGCCCCGTTTCCTGCATTTCTTGGGACGAAGAATAA
- a CDS encoding TetR/AcrR family transcriptional regulator: protein MTTGKGVYILKKNSKKPEIRRQELIDIASRLFMEKGYEGVSVRDILDEVQGAPGMFYYYFKSKQEIYLASMEQYISQRLERKCAMIENPDIPFIEKLPVFHSMVADDIQGYMERFTPMPEMSISDTSYKLYDLVHMIGCMITPYSKFILQGLNEGELKNHLNITDENAEAFSTFILYGAWGMIYNHQFTGTGEQYNLNNLTEITNKIFY, encoded by the coding sequence TTGACCACAGGTAAGGGGGTATACATTCTGAAAAAAAACAGCAAAAAACCAGAAATTCGACGACAAGAATTGATTGATATTGCATCACGCTTATTTATGGAAAAAGGCTATGAAGGCGTTTCTGTTCGGGATATTTTAGATGAAGTCCAAGGCGCGCCAGGGATGTTCTACTATTACTTTAAATCCAAGCAAGAAATTTACCTGGCATCTATGGAACAATATATTTCTCAACGATTGGAACGCAAGTGTGCGATGATTGAAAACCCAGATATCCCTTTTATAGAAAAATTACCTGTTTTCCACAGTATGGTCGCCGATGATATCCAAGGCTATATGGAGCGCTTTACACCAATGCCGGAAATGTCCATTTCAGATACATCTTACAAACTCTATGATTTGGTGCATATGATTGGATGCATGATTACCCCCTATTCTAAATTTATTTTACAAGGCTTAAACGAAGGTGAACTGAAAAATCATCTTAATATTACTGATGAAAATGCAGAAGCTTTCTCAACCTTTATCCTATATGGAGCATGGGGAATGATTTACAACCATCAATTTACCGGCACAGGCGAGCAATACAATTTAAATAACCTTACTGAAATAACTAATAAAATTTTTTATTAA
- a CDS encoding ABC transporter ATP-binding protein, translated as MRKDKKSKQGLSRLLELADERTSKLTLSILCSIAGTLCQLLPFWAAYQVMAELLQHAASGSALHANFMFRWAFYGLIGLLVGYVLTYIGGMMAHTFAYRVICRVRLKVAEHIGRLPMGYISTHSVGKVKQILESNIEQIEVFLAHQLPDVISTLVMFLALLIIMLTQNTLLAFACLIPIIIGFACQLIIMIRIVKSGGVKANFDALEKISSSSIQYVNGMPSIKIFGQTVKSFHKFYDEIMDYCHFATHMTEMIRPGFVLFRLFVLSLPTFIIPVGLSLYLKDPDDVAFVATLLFFLIIGPGAAAPILKLRSFAENMNVISEGINRVNDLLNEPLLEEPLENKLPTNYDIQFKDVSFSYEQDGRKVIDTMSFTAKQGQVTALVGPSGAGKSTLAELILRFWDVTDGAIKIGGINIKEIPTQDLMRHISFVFQDNFLFSDSIYNNIALGKPQAKQEEVEKAAKIAQCHDFIMSLPNGYDTKLGTKGVYLSGGEKQRIAIARALLKDAPILILDEASAYADAENEYKMQLALSELIKDKTVIIIAHRLKTICNANQIIVIQNGRIAEYGTHESLCQAEGLYASMWEASIHSSTWTIDNRKDAITL; from the coding sequence ATGAGAAAAGACAAAAAATCCAAGCAAGGCCTTTCCAGACTACTGGAACTAGCTGATGAAAGGACATCTAAGCTAACCTTAAGCATCCTATGCTCAATTGCTGGAACGCTCTGCCAGCTGCTACCTTTTTGGGCCGCTTACCAAGTGATGGCAGAATTGTTGCAGCACGCAGCAAGCGGGTCAGCTTTACATGCAAATTTTATGTTCCGCTGGGCCTTCTATGGCTTAATCGGTTTGCTGGTCGGATATGTATTGACCTATATCGGTGGTATGATGGCCCACACCTTTGCATACCGGGTTATCTGTCGCGTAAGACTAAAAGTTGCTGAACATATTGGTAGACTTCCCATGGGGTATATCTCTACTCATTCTGTTGGGAAAGTCAAGCAAATACTGGAATCTAACATAGAGCAAATTGAAGTATTTCTCGCCCACCAGTTGCCGGATGTAATCAGCACTCTTGTAATGTTTCTTGCCCTCTTAATTATTATGTTAACACAAAATACCTTGCTTGCTTTTGCCTGCCTAATACCAATTATCATCGGATTTGCATGTCAACTGATAATTATGATTAGAATTGTAAAAAGTGGCGGTGTAAAAGCTAATTTTGACGCACTGGAAAAAATCAGCTCCTCTTCTATCCAATATGTAAACGGCATGCCTTCAATTAAAATCTTTGGGCAAACGGTAAAATCCTTCCACAAGTTTTATGATGAAATTATGGATTATTGCCATTTTGCAACGCATATGACTGAAATGATTCGCCCCGGCTTCGTTTTATTTCGTTTATTTGTGCTTTCCTTACCAACCTTTATAATCCCAGTCGGACTATCCCTCTATCTAAAAGATCCAGATGACGTTGCATTTGTGGCCACCCTCTTATTTTTTTTGATTATAGGTCCTGGCGCAGCCGCCCCCATTTTGAAGTTGCGCAGTTTTGCAGAAAATATGAACGTGATTTCTGAAGGAATTAACCGTGTAAATGACCTTTTAAATGAACCCCTGCTCGAGGAACCCTTAGAAAACAAACTACCAACAAACTACGATATCCAATTCAAAGATGTTTCCTTTTCCTATGAACAGGATGGCCGTAAAGTTATTGATACAATGTCTTTTACGGCAAAGCAAGGACAAGTCACAGCATTGGTCGGCCCTTCCGGCGCCGGTAAAAGTACTCTTGCCGAATTAATTCTCCGTTTTTGGGATGTTACAGATGGAGCGATTAAAATAGGCGGTATCAATATTAAAGAAATACCTACCCAAGATTTGATGCGACATATCTCCTTTGTATTTCAAGACAACTTTCTTTTCTCTGACAGCATCTACAACAATATTGCCTTGGGTAAACCTCAAGCAAAACAAGAAGAGGTTGAAAAGGCCGCGAAAATAGCCCAGTGTCATGATTTTATTATGTCCTTGCCAAACGGTTATGACACAAAGCTGGGCACTAAAGGCGTCTACCTTTCCGGTGGCGAAAAACAACGCATCGCTATTGCGAGAGCTCTCTTGAAAGATGCCCCTATTCTAATTCTTGATGAAGCCAGCGCCTATGCTGATGCAGAAAATGAATACAAAATGCAATTAGCGCTTTCCGAACTGATTAAAGACAAAACGGTCATCATAATTGCCCATCGATTAAAAACCATTTGTAACGCCAATCAAATTATTGTCATTCAAAACGGTCGTATTGCAGAATACGGAACACATGAGTCCCTCTGCCAAGCTGAAGGGCTTTATGCCAGCATGTGGGAGGCATCCATACATTCTTCCACATGGACCATCGACAATAGAAAGGATGCGATCACCTTATGA
- a CDS encoding ABC transporter ATP-binding protein has product MKQLLNAITCNHPQRIIKPVIWNTLASLSNLLPFLCLVYIVQEIYMYFITGQLNPNSLWMAWGGMVVFFILTWRLENMACKATYRDGFRLSAEGRIKLAEHIRKLPMGVLMRKNSGEIGNTMMTDFSRTESAVTHILPQMISGVMTAVIASTLLIIADWRMGLAIFAGFPIALSITFGMNRLERRLESKLNATKIEQTNQLQEYLYGMRMIKSYHMQGENFGKLEKACMNYRDACIQIESRIGPVNLVAAAILESGLSLMTVVGVFLAVGGTLTVPDFALFLLVGTRIFDPLTVALMNYSELMLCHLSGNRICQLLNEPTMTGDYKPSDTPDIKFNHVSFKYDDRDILHDINIHLKPDTMTALVGPSGSGKSTILRLIARFYDPDSGQVLFGNEDERKLDPEELMKKISMVFQEVYLFQDTIANNIGYGKENATREEIETAAKAANCYDFINQLPQGFDTMIGEGGATLSGGEKQRLSIARALLKNAPLVLLDEATSSLDPENEAEIQQAIGRLIKGRTVVIIAHRLKTIVGADSILVLENGHIIEEGTHQQLLKQNGLYSRLWHLQMATEDWKIA; this is encoded by the coding sequence ATGAAACAGCTTTTGAATGCCATTACCTGTAACCATCCCCAGCGAATAATTAAACCCGTTATCTGGAATACGTTGGCAAGCCTTTCAAATCTCTTGCCCTTTCTATGCCTGGTCTATATTGTCCAAGAAATCTACATGTACTTTATAACAGGACAACTCAACCCAAATTCATTATGGATGGCATGGGGTGGGATGGTAGTCTTCTTTATCCTGACTTGGAGACTTGAAAATATGGCCTGTAAGGCAACCTATCGGGATGGTTTCCGCTTATCTGCAGAAGGCCGCATTAAATTGGCCGAGCACATTCGCAAACTTCCTATGGGCGTTCTCATGCGGAAAAATTCGGGAGAAATTGGCAATACGATGATGACCGATTTCTCCCGTACAGAAAGCGCCGTCACCCATATTCTGCCACAAATGATTAGCGGTGTGATGACGGCGGTAATCGCCTCTACCTTATTAATCATCGCCGACTGGCGCATGGGACTTGCCATATTTGCCGGCTTTCCAATTGCTCTCTCAATAACATTTGGTATGAATAGATTAGAACGCCGGCTGGAAAGTAAGCTGAACGCAACAAAAATAGAACAAACAAACCAACTACAAGAATACTTGTATGGCATGCGGATGATTAAGTCCTATCATATGCAAGGGGAAAATTTTGGAAAATTGGAGAAAGCTTGCATGAATTATCGAGATGCCTGTATTCAAATTGAAAGCCGTATTGGTCCAGTAAATTTAGTCGCAGCCGCTATTTTAGAAAGCGGTCTTTCCTTAATGACTGTCGTCGGTGTATTTCTTGCTGTGGGTGGCACCTTGACGGTACCTGACTTTGCCCTATTTTTGCTAGTTGGTACACGTATTTTCGATCCTTTAACCGTTGCTCTGATGAATTATTCAGAATTAATGCTCTGTCACCTATCTGGTAACCGCATCTGTCAATTACTGAACGAGCCGACCATGACCGGAGATTATAAACCATCTGATACACCTGATATCAAATTTAACCATGTGTCGTTCAAGTATGACGATAGAGACATTCTTCACGATATCAACATACACTTAAAACCGGATACAATGACAGCTCTTGTCGGCCCTTCCGGTTCTGGCAAAAGCACCATACTTCGGTTGATAGCCCGTTTTTATGACCCAGATTCCGGACAAGTTCTTTTTGGCAATGAAGATGAACGTAAACTGGACCCGGAAGAACTGATGAAAAAGATTTCCATGGTATTTCAGGAGGTTTATTTATTCCAGGATACTATCGCTAATAATATCGGCTATGGTAAAGAAAATGCAACACGAGAAGAAATTGAAACAGCAGCAAAAGCAGCAAATTGTTATGATTTTATCAATCAGCTTCCACAAGGTTTTGACACAATGATTGGCGAAGGAGGGGCTACCCTCTCCGGTGGCGAAAAGCAACGTCTTTCAATTGCGCGAGCACTGTTAAAAAATGCTCCATTGGTCTTATTGGATGAGGCAACATCTTCCCTTGATCCGGAAAATGAAGCGGAAATTCAACAAGCAATCGGTCGGTTAATAAAAGGACGCACCGTTGTAATCATTGCCCATAGGCTGAAAACCATCGTTGGCGCAGATAGCATCCTTGTTTTGGAAAACGGACATATTATCGAAGAAGGAACACACCAGCAACTGCTCAAACAAAATGGCCTTTACTCAAGGCTATGGCATTTACAAATGGCTACTGAAGATTGGAAAATCGCTTGA
- a CDS encoding Asp23/Gls24 family envelope stress response protein produces the protein MTKKKPDKKKKSVYHAQVPSNGSKARYHEDGRVKSGALESGRSIPVRYDQGSLDYDSEYGPAGDVYARYMAEADRPFHPLPTGYEVDYGFNPYDGYVSGESVAPLTHRQSGGRHADPRYRNPEEPAAEVSLDTVESSREIPARYDDPAGTYEAEYTDVADSYGAFLTEEAPRSLPQLDYAGDYGGNMYDCFYNTGEDEGYCRWQYGQKGPVPARDYSSEGPAGPEAEPAVEGDAYSPNIYDCYYNTGADGGYCSLHYDGPTAVPDLPTQPGPSGSPAAYDRDYGGNAYDCYYGTGQDDGFCAVDYGQAGLETGGPDKTFRLHEKALVKMFDHTVNRVDGLLALKGRMEEAGDQRHGDVTLALEAVLAYGTDGKKVFAQITDELTKALAIMAGLTVRACHIEVLDIITRADFNKTYENTSSSDK, from the coding sequence TTGACTAAGAAAAAGCCAGATAAGAAAAAGAAGTCTGTTTATCATGCACAAGTGCCTTCCAATGGCAGCAAGGCCCGCTATCACGAGGACGGCCGGGTTAAAAGCGGGGCCTTGGAAAGCGGCCGCAGCATCCCCGTCCGATATGACCAGGGGAGCCTGGACTATGACAGCGAATATGGCCCTGCCGGAGACGTTTACGCCCGGTATATGGCAGAAGCCGACCGGCCCTTTCACCCGCTGCCGACCGGCTATGAGGTCGATTATGGCTTTAACCCCTATGATGGCTATGTGTCCGGCGAAAGCGTCGCCCCCTTGACCCACCGCCAGAGCGGCGGTCGGCACGCCGATCCCCGTTACCGCAACCCAGAGGAACCGGCAGCTGAAGTCAGCCTTGATACCGTCGAAAGCAGCCGGGAAATCCCCGCTCGCTACGATGACCCGGCCGGCACCTACGAGGCAGAATACACCGATGTGGCCGATAGCTACGGCGCCTTTCTCACCGAAGAGGCCCCTCGCAGCCTGCCCCAGCTGGATTACGCCGGCGATTATGGCGGCAACATGTACGATTGCTTTTACAATACCGGTGAAGATGAGGGCTACTGCCGCTGGCAATACGGGCAAAAAGGCCCGGTGCCGGCCCGGGACTACAGCTCTGAAGGACCGGCAGGGCCTGAGGCTGAACCGGCCGTTGAGGGGGATGCCTACAGCCCGAATATATACGACTGCTACTACAATACCGGGGCAGACGGCGGCTATTGCAGCCTCCACTATGACGGCCCCACCGCCGTTCCGGACCTCCCGACCCAGCCAGGTCCGTCCGGGTCGCCGGCCGCCTATGACCGGGATTACGGCGGCAATGCCTACGATTGCTATTACGGCACCGGCCAGGATGACGGCTTTTGCGCCGTAGACTATGGGCAAGCCGGCCTGGAGACAGGCGGGCCGGACAAGACCTTCCGCCTGCACGAAAAGGCCCTGGTTAAGATGTTTGACCACACGGTCAACCGGGTTGACGGCCTCTTGGCCCTCAAGGGGCGGATGGAAGAGGCAGGCGATCAACGCCATGGCGATGTGACCCTGGCGCTGGAGGCCGTTCTTGCCTACGGCACAGACGGCAAGAAGGTTTTTGCCCAAATCACCGATGAATTGACCAAGGCCCTGGCCATCATGGCCGGCCTGACCGTGCGCGCCTGCCACATAGAAGTGCTGGACATCATCACCCGCGCCGATTTTAACAAGACCTACGAGAATACCTCGTCTTCCGACAAATAA
- a CDS encoding Asp23/Gls24 family envelope stress response protein produces the protein MADKKQKKSMEKMDELRAHTDLKSGCNGDGQGNNPLIPPGGSCEINDPVDPKLAPAAQGTPIANQKGGNPDHQSRKDKASDKAEAAGEKAKESAEAAKEKAGQAADTVKEKAGDAAESLKEKAAQGKAFIGDKIDEATADVDERPHEDSFVFAENVIEKIAGIAAREIKGILALKSNIISGLAGNIMGDENNSADPKQGVDVEIGGDQVVVSLKAILEYGAPAPEIFSKLRSHIGRQLSVMTGLELVELNVEVIDVMTREEFERAAQSRFNTYEREPERYINRYAEGYDDRRGGRPDGRGYAGRQAPQGPQGFGGPAPQGGYQGNF, from the coding sequence ATGGCAGATAAAAAACAGAAAAAATCCATGGAAAAAATGGATGAATTGCGCGCACATACGGACCTAAAGAGTGGCTGCAATGGCGATGGCCAAGGCAACAACCCCTTGATTCCCCCCGGCGGTTCTTGTGAAATTAACGACCCGGTAGACCCGAAACTGGCACCGGCCGCCCAAGGGACCCCCATCGCCAACCAAAAAGGCGGCAATCCGGACCATCAGAGCCGGAAGGACAAGGCTTCCGATAAGGCGGAAGCGGCTGGCGAAAAAGCCAAAGAAAGCGCTGAAGCCGCTAAGGAAAAGGCCGGCCAAGCGGCTGACACCGTTAAAGAAAAAGCCGGCGATGCAGCAGAAAGCCTGAAAGAAAAAGCTGCCCAGGGCAAGGCCTTCATCGGCGACAAAATCGATGAAGCCACCGCAGATGTGGACGAACGCCCCCATGAAGACAGCTTTGTCTTCGCTGAAAATGTCATCGAAAAAATCGCCGGCATTGCCGCCCGTGAAATTAAAGGCATTTTGGCCCTAAAGAGCAACATCATCAGCGGCTTGGCCGGGAACATCATGGGCGATGAAAACAACAGCGCCGACCCCAAACAGGGCGTTGATGTGGAAATCGGCGGTGACCAGGTGGTGGTCAGCCTGAAAGCCATCTTGGAATACGGCGCACCGGCACCGGAAATCTTCAGTAAACTGCGCAGCCACATCGGCCGTCAGTTGTCGGTCATGACCGGCCTGGAGTTGGTGGAATTAAACGTTGAAGTCATTGACGTGATGACCCGGGAAGAATTTGAACGGGCTGCCCAAAGTCGGTTTAACACCTACGAACGGGAACCGGAACGCTACATCAACCGCTATGCGGAAGGCTATGACGACCGCCGCGGCGGCCGCCCCGATGGGCGTGGCTATGCCGGCCGTCAGGCACCGCAGGGCCCCCAAGGCTTTGGCGGACCAGCCCCGCAAGGTGGCTACCAAGGCAACTTTTAA